In the Oryza glaberrima chromosome 6, OglaRS2, whole genome shotgun sequence genome, one interval contains:
- the LOC127775934 gene encoding uncharacterized protein LOC127775934 isoform X9: MTSSEIQIPSTHVMDVLVLLISLILLIGGSSGANMAVAVTKPSPTAMEYWQKIFPETPMPPAILDLLTPLPTAAEGLKEVSVSYGSEGKEEPKKAFPMGRYMLDKEREMTSCTDKAGLKEVSVTYGSDGEEEPRKTFSQVGYMLDKERKKPSDVNEEGLKEVTVSYGSNGKEETSKTTPMEGYMVDMKNEKSLQAEKEELKEVSVSYGSDVKLGNLFPIALEKYVFPNKDGLKEVSVSYGNNGEEETSKTFAMGGFMVDKECEMSLQGEKDGLREVSVSYGSKGEVVTRKAFPMERYVLDKEPKRNLHRNKDELREVSVLYGSKGKLKNLFPTGYGHKKHKYANEELKEVSVSYGSNDEEKPRKAFLRGGLFLGNEYEKSLHIDKEDLKEVSVSYGSNVKLSNLFPTGYAHRKYMLTSGAGLKEVSVTYGSDGEEEPRKTFSKVGYMLDKECKKSSDVDEGGLKEVSVSYGSNGEEETSKTTPMGGYMVDMKNEKSLQAEKDGLKEVSVSYGSNGEEETSKTFAMGGYMVDKEREMSLQGQKVAEGLKEVSVSYGSNDEEETRKIIPMKGYMEDREHEKSLQAEKEELKEVSVSYGHEVKLSNLFPTRFGHKNYQHTFEGMDHGRHVHARGNKMQQLADVFFFRDALRPGSVITPTIPPTTSLPAFLPRHVADAIPFSADRFADVLAMFAPASLAMAREIRWALDTCGQRAAALLPGEKAGCATSLESLADLAASLLGTRDVRAFSAADLPTDAATTPARRGRYNVTSVRELSAMAGSGSSSSSEPAPAAVVACHDLTYPYAVFYCHSTKPTAVYAVTLVAATTGDGDGEGEAASPAKMEALAVCHLDTSRWRADNPFFVAHGVKPGEVSVCHFLTKLSIVWVPRHEQGGPRAAA, translated from the exons CTGCAGAAGGACTCAAGGAAGTTTCTGTGTCATATGGAAGTGAAGGTAAAGAGGAGCCTAAGAAAGCATTCCCCATGGGACGATATATGTTAGACAAGGAACGAGAAATGACTTCATGTACAGATAAAG CGGGACTAAAGGAAGTCTCCGTGACATATGGAAGTGATGGTGAAGAGGAGCCAAGGAAAACATTCTCTCAAGTAGGGTATATGTTAGATAAGGAACGCAAGAAGCCTTCAGATGTAAATGAAG AGGGACTAAAGGAAGTCACGGTGTCATATGGAAGTAATGGTAAAGAGGAGACAAGCAAAACCACTCCTATGGAAGGATACATGGTAGATATGAAAAACGAAAAGTCTCTGCAAGCAGAGAAAG AGGAACTCAAAGAAGTTTCAGTGTCATACGGTTCAGATGTAAAACTAGGCAATTTGTTCCCCATAGCACTCGAGAAATATGTATTCCCAAACAAAG ATGGACTAAAGGAAGTCTCGGTGTCATATGGAAATAATGGCGAAGAGGAGACAAGCAAAACCTTTGCTATGGGAGGATTCATGGTAGATAAGGAATGCGAAATGTCCCTACAAGGAGAGAAAG ATGGTCTAAGGGAAGTTTCGGTGTCATATGGAAGTAAAGGTGAAGTGGTGACTCGGAAAGCATTTCCCATGGAACGATATGTGCTAGACAAAGAACCTAAAAGGAATCTGCACAGAAACAAAG ATGAACTTAGAGAAGTCTCGGTGTTGTATGGCTCAAAAGGGAAGCTAAAAAATTTGTTCCCCACTGGGTATGGACATAAGAAACACAAGTATGCAAATGAAG AACTAAAGGAGGTCTCAGTGTCGTATGGAAGTAACGATGAAGAGAAGCCAAGGAAAGCATTCCTTAGAGGAGGGCTTTTTTTAGGCAATGAATATGAAAAGTCTCTACACATAGACAAAG AGGACCTCAAAGAAGTCTCAGTGTCATATGGCTCAAATGTGAAACTAAGCAATTTGTTCCCAACAGGGTATGCACATCGGAAATATATGTTAACAAGCGGAG CTGGACTAAAGGAAGTCTCCGTGACATATGGAAGTGATGGTGAAGAGGAGCCAAGGAAAACATTCTCTAAAGTAGGGTATATGTTAGATAAGGAATGCAAGAAGTCTTCAGATGTAGACGAAG GGGGACTAAAGGAAGTCTCGGTGTCATATGGAAGTAATGGTGAAGAGGAGACCAGCAAAACCACTCCTATGGGAGGATACATGGTAGATATGAAAAACGAAAAGTCTCTGCAAGCAGAGAAAG ATGGACTAAAGGAAGTCTCGGTGTCATATGGAAGTAATGGTGAAGAGGAGACAAGCAAAACCTTTGCTATGGGAGGATACATGGTTGATAAGGAACGTGAAATGTCTCTACAAGGACAAAAAG TTGCAGAGGGACTAAAGGAAGTCTCGGTGTCATATGGAAGTAATGATGAAGAGGAGACAAGAAAAATCATTCCTATGAAAGGATACATGGAAGACAGGGAACACGAAAAGTCCCTACAAGCGGAGAAAG AGGAACTCAAAGAAGTTTCAGTGTCATATGGCCATGAAGTAAAACTAAGCAATTTGTTCCCTACGAGATTCGGACATAAGAATTATCAACACACATTCGAAG GAATGGATCATGGACGCCATGTTCACGCACGCGGCAACAAGATGCAGCAGCTGGCCGACGTCTTCTTCTTCCGCGACGCCCTCCGGCCGGGCTCCGTCATCACGCCGACCATCCCGCCGACGACCTCGCTGCCGGCCTTCCTCCCTCGCCACGTCGCCGACGCCATCCCGTTCTCCGCCGACCGCTTCGCCGACGTCCTCGCCATGTTCGCGCCGGCGTCCCTCGCCATGGCGCGCGAGATACGGTGGGCGCTCGACACCTGCGgccagcgggcggcggcgctgctcccggGCGAGAAGGCCGGCTGCGCCACCTCCCTCGAGTcgctcgccgacctcgccgcgtcGCTCCTCGGGACGCGCGACGTCCGCGCGTtctccgccgccgacctgcCCACCGACGCCGCGAccacgccggcgcggcgcgggaggtACAACGTGACGTCCGTGCGGGAGCTCTCGGCGATGGCCGGTTCCGgttcgtcgtcatcgtcggagCCGGCGCCGGCTGCCGTCGTGGCGTGCCACGACCTGACGTACCCGTACGCCGTGTTCTACTGCCACAGTACCAAGCCGACCGCCGTGTACGCGGTGACGCTGGTGGCGGCGACCaccggggacggcgacggcgaaggcgaggcggcctcgccggcgaagATGGAGGCGCTCGCCGTGTGCCACCTGGACACGTCGCGGTGGAGGGCGGACAACCCGTTCTTCGTGGCGCACGGCGTCAAGCCGGGGGAGGTGTCCGTGTGCCACTTCCTCACCAAGCTCAGCATCGTCTGGGTCCCACGCCACGAGCAGGGGGGCCCACGCGCAGCAGCTTAA